A genomic stretch from Candidatus Dormiibacterota bacterium includes:
- a CDS encoding phosphorylase — LLPPQDLAVLRSAARVLILANRGTLSEQAVRQQAPRPEPVPPRRRPARGTPETLSPPALDLEFWNGLGGFTPDGREYVTLLDKGRRTPAPWINVVANPAFGFQASESGSGYTWSSNSRENKLTPWSNDPVGDAPGEAFYVRDEDSGVLWGPTCLPIREEAGRYVIRHGQGYTRFEHVSHGIALDLLQFVPLNDPIKISRMTLENRSGRKRRLSVVAYVEWVLGVARTGTAPFVVTEIDPATGALFARNSWNREFAHRIAFADLGGRPTSSTCDRLEFLGRNATLEHPASLLRGGTLSGTTGAGLDPCAALQTIVELEPGERTEVLFLLGQGESREESRSLIERYRGMNGDSVFREVQEHWDRVLGTVQVKTPEPSLDLLLNRWLLYQTLSCRIWSRSAFYQSSGAYGFRDQIQDVLALAVMRPDLVREHLLRAAARQFPEGDVQHWWHPPTGRGVRTRISDDRLWLPYAVARYLETTGDGAVLDDKVPWLEGARLEDGQQEAYFQPTESTDRATLFEHCARALDRSLEVGSHDLPLMGGGDWNDGMNRVGHEGRGESVWLGWFLLASLREFAPIADRRAESGRAARWRMRAASLQASLEREAWDGEWYRRAFFDDGTPLGSAANDECRIDSIAQSWAVLSGASDRTRARQAMGSVEHHLVRREAGLLLLLSPPFDRTPLDPGYIKGYPPGIRENGGQYTHAAVWSVIAFAEMGEGDKAADLFNLLNPIRRAHSQADVDTYKLEPYVVAADIYSEPPHEGRGGWTWYTGAAGWLHRAGLEWMLGFRKRGSTLRIDPCIPRRWPGFEIAYRHGRTLYRIDVQNPKRVCSGVSRVSLDGTPLPGEGVVPLSDDGREHQVQVVLG, encoded by the coding sequence CGTCACGCTCCTGGACAAGGGACGGAGGACGCCGGCCCCCTGGATCAACGTCGTGGCGAACCCGGCATTCGGATTCCAGGCCTCCGAGTCGGGCTCGGGGTACACCTGGTCCTCGAACAGCCGGGAGAACAAGCTCACGCCCTGGTCGAACGATCCCGTCGGCGACGCTCCGGGCGAGGCGTTCTACGTGCGCGACGAGGACAGCGGGGTTCTCTGGGGGCCGACGTGCCTCCCCATCCGTGAAGAAGCCGGACGCTATGTCATCAGGCACGGCCAGGGTTACACTCGCTTCGAGCACGTGTCGCATGGAATCGCGCTCGATCTCCTGCAGTTCGTGCCGCTGAACGATCCGATCAAGATCTCCCGCATGACCCTGGAGAATCGTTCCGGCCGCAAGCGGCGGCTGTCGGTTGTGGCCTACGTTGAGTGGGTGCTGGGCGTTGCGCGCACGGGTACGGCGCCCTTCGTGGTGACCGAGATCGACCCCGCGACCGGGGCCCTGTTCGCGCGAAACTCCTGGAACAGGGAGTTCGCGCACCGGATCGCCTTCGCCGATCTGGGCGGGCGCCCGACATCCTCGACCTGTGACCGCCTCGAGTTCCTGGGCAGAAACGCGACCCTCGAGCATCCCGCGTCGCTTCTGCGCGGCGGGACGCTCTCGGGAACGACCGGGGCCGGGCTCGACCCCTGCGCCGCTCTGCAGACGATCGTCGAGCTCGAACCGGGGGAGCGCACCGAGGTGTTGTTCCTCCTGGGGCAGGGGGAGAGCCGTGAAGAGTCCCGATCCTTGATCGAGCGGTACCGCGGGATGAACGGCGACTCGGTTTTTCGCGAGGTCCAGGAACACTGGGATCGGGTCTTGGGCACCGTGCAGGTCAAGACTCCCGAACCCTCCCTGGATCTTCTTCTCAACCGCTGGCTTCTCTACCAGACGCTCTCGTGTCGCATCTGGTCCCGGTCCGCGTTCTACCAGTCCAGTGGGGCCTACGGCTTCCGCGACCAGATCCAGGACGTCCTGGCCCTGGCGGTGATGAGACCCGATCTCGTGCGCGAGCACCTCCTGCGGGCCGCGGCCCGGCAGTTCCCTGAAGGGGATGTCCAGCACTGGTGGCATCCCCCCACGGGCCGCGGAGTGAGGACCCGGATCTCCGACGACCGCCTCTGGCTTCCCTATGCGGTGGCCCGTTATCTCGAGACGACCGGGGACGGGGCGGTGCTCGACGATAAGGTTCCGTGGCTCGAAGGCGCGCGACTCGAGGACGGGCAACAGGAAGCCTACTTCCAGCCCACCGAATCGACCGATCGGGCGACGCTGTTCGAGCATTGTGCGCGGGCCCTGGATCGAAGTCTCGAGGTGGGCAGCCACGACCTGCCGCTGATGGGTGGCGGGGATTGGAACGACGGGATGAACCGTGTGGGCCACGAGGGCCGGGGAGAGAGCGTCTGGCTGGGCTGGTTCCTCCTCGCGAGCTTGAGAGAGTTCGCCCCGATCGCCGACCGGCGCGCGGAAAGTGGGCGCGCGGCGCGGTGGCGGATGAGGGCCGCCTCCCTCCAGGCTTCGCTCGAGCGGGAGGCCTGGGACGGCGAGTGGTACCGGCGTGCGTTTTTCGACGATGGAACGCCGCTCGGGTCGGCGGCGAACGACGAGTGCCGGATCGACTCCATCGCGCAATCCTGGGCGGTCCTCTCCGGTGCCAGTGACCGCACGCGCGCGCGCCAGGCCATGGGGTCCGTCGAACATCATCTCGTCAGGCGCGAGGCTGGGCTCCTGCTGCTCCTCTCTCCGCCCTTCGACCGGACACCCCTCGACCCCGGGTATATAAAAGGATACCCGCCGGGCATCCGGGAAAACGGCGGACAGTACACCCACGCCGCGGTCTGGTCGGTGATCGCTTTCGCCGAGATGGGCGAAGGAGACAAGGCCGCGGATCTCTTCAATCTCTTGAACCCGATCCGCCGTGCACACAGCCAGGCGGACGTCGACACGTACAAGCTGGAGCCGTACGTCGTGGCCGCGGACATCTATTCCGAGCCTCCTCACGAAGGACGAGGGGGATGGACCTGGTACACCGGGGCGGCGGGCTGGCTGCACCGGGCGGGTCTGGAGTGGATGCTCGGCTTCCGGAAGCGAGGCTCCACGCTCCGCATCGATCCGTGCATCCCCCGACGGTGGCCGGGATTCGAGATCGCCTATCGTCACGGCCGCACCCTCTACCGGATCGACGTCCAGAACCCGAAACGTGTCTGCAGCGGCGTGTCCCGTGTCAGTCTTGACGGAACGCCGCTTCCGGGGGAAGGGGTGGTCCCTCTGTCCGACGACGGCCGCGAGCACCAGGTGCAGGTGGTCCTTGGATAA